A section of the Primulina eburnea isolate SZY01 chromosome 1, ASM2296580v1, whole genome shotgun sequence genome encodes:
- the LOC140834204 gene encoding receptor protein kinase TMK1-like, whose product MDVSPRKLMHIVRILFICILGVVHCITDQNDFKILDDFRNGLENPELLKWPDGGNDPCDPPWPHVFCSNGRITQIQVQGLGLKGPLPQSFNQLDMLMNVGLQRNNFNGKLPSFSGLSNLQFAYLDFNDFDTIPADFFQGLSSIRVLAADYNPFNRSSGWSIPSELAECSQLANFSCSSCNIVGPVPEFFGKFPSLTSLRLSGNRLNGVLPSSFRDSMVQVLWLNNQDGGGMSGPMDVVSTMVGLTQLWLHGNQFTGSIPDNIGDLTLLTQLNLNGNRLVGLIPQSLANMHLQVLDLNNNMLMGSIPKFKSENVSYESNSFCQSDPGEPCAPEVNALLDFLQDLSYPEKLASDWIGNDPCRGPWWGISCDSRNEVAVINLKNLGLNGTLGPSLANLPSLLEIHLEGNNLHGIIPTNLTLLRSLRLLNVRGNNFEPPLPRFRDDVSVIIDANPKLTVNGPKQSPSPDTAPPMPPSPNDGHESPPNNPSIDLHPASNGRGKRTYAPTAVTEKSRPENGTKSRVLVKVAAAAGSTILIFLAVLLSVYCLCRQQRIIKSSGGVVIHPKDSSDPSHTLKITVADSSSSDTRTGGSTESGMIDRLDDTQVLEAGNLIISFQVLRKVTNNFAPENELGRGGFGAVYKGELEDGTKLAVKRMEAMAVSNKAVNEFQVEIAVLSNVRHRHLVSLLGYSSEGNERVLVYEYMSQGALSRHLFRWRSLNLQPLSWARRLSIALDVARGVEYLHSLAHQSFIHRDLKSANILLDDDFRAKVSDFGLVKLAPDKERSVATRLAGTFGYLAPEYAVTGKITTKVDIFSFGVVLMELLTGLVALDENRSEENRYLAEWFCQIKSNKDMLIASIDPSLDAKEEIYDSIYIIAELAGHCTGREANHRPDMGHIVNVLARLVEKWKPYENMDHCSGIDMTLPLPQMLKGWQEADTQDFSGTCSQDSKGSIPAKPSGFADSFTSADAR is encoded by the exons ATGGATGTTTCTCCAAGAAAACTGATGCACATTGTTAGGATTCTTTTCATTTGTATTTTGGGAGTTGTTCATTGTATTACCGACCAAAATGACTTCAAGATTTTGGATGATTTCAGAAATGGGTTAGAAAATCCAGAGCTTTTGAAATGGCCTGATGGGGGAAATGACCCCTGTGACCCTCCTTGGCCACATGTGTTCTGTTCTAATGGCAGAATCACTCAAATCCAGGTTCAGGGCCTTGGACTAAAGGGTCCTTTGCCACAGAGTTTTAATCAATTAGATATGCTGATGAATGTTGGCCTTCAGAGAAATAACTTTAATGGAAAGCTCCCATCTTTCAGTGGATTATCCAATTTACAATTCGCATACTTGGATTTTAATGATTTCGACACGATCCCTGCAGATTTTTTTCAAGGTCTAAGCAGTATTCGTGTTTTGGCAGCTGATTATAATCCCTTTAATCGAAGTTCGGGGTGGAGTATACCCAGTGAGCTAGCGGAGTGTTCTCAGTTGGCTAATTTTTCTTGCTCGAGTTGCAACATTGTCGGACCGGTGCCCGAGTTTTTCGGGAAGTTTCCGTCTCTCACTTCGTTGAGATTGTCGGGCAACAGGCTCAACGGTGTTTTACCCAGCAGCTTTCGTGACTCCATGGTGCAGGTTTTGTGGTTAAATAATCAAGATGGGGGTGGTATGAGTGGCCCTATGGATGTAGTTTCAACCATGGTTGGATTAACTCAATTATGGCTCCATGGCAATCAATTTACGGGTTCGATTCCAGATAATATTGGGGATTTAACTTTATTGACACAGCTCAACCTCAATGGGAATCGGCTCGTTGGCCTGATTCCCCAAAGCTTGGCCAATATGCATCTTCAAGTATTGGATTTGAACAATAACATGTTAATGGGTTCAATACCAAAGTTCAAATCTGAAAATGTTTCTTACGAGTCAAATTCGTTTTGCCAATCTGATCCTGGTGAGCCATGTGCTCCTGAAGTGAATGCTCTTTTAGATTTTCTTCAAGATTTGAGTTACCCGGAAAAACTTGCTTCTGATTGGATTGGTAACGACCCGTGTAGAGGACCTTGGTGGGGGATAAGTTGTGACTCGAGGAACGAGGTTGCGGTCATAAATTTGAAGAATCTTGGGCTTAATGGTACACTTGGTCCTTCACTTGCGAATCTACCATCATTACTTGAAATTCATTTAGAAGGCAACAATCTACACGGTATCATTCCTACAAATCTTacccttttgagatctttgaGATTGTTGAACGTACGTGGGAACAATTTCGAGCCACCACTGCCAAGATTCCGTGATGATGTGAGTGTCATAATTGATGCTAATCCGAAATTGACAGTTAATGGACCTAAACAATCCCCCTCACCGGATACTGCACCACCAATGCCGCCTTCTCCAAATGATGGCCATGAATCACCACCGAACAATCCTTCAATAGATCTTCACCCAGCGTCAAATGGTAGAGGTAAAAGGACTTATGCACCTACTGCTGTCACAGAGAAGTCAAGACCAGAAAATGGGACCAAATCTCGAGTTTTGGTCAAAGTGGCTGCAGCTGCGGGTTCTacaattttgatttttcttgCAGTATTACTGTCTGTCTACTGCCTATGTCGCCAACAAAGGATTATAAAATCATCTGGTGGTGTGGTGATCCATCCAAAAGATTCATCAGATCCCAGTCATACATTAAAAATCACAGTAGCGGATAGCTCATCCTCGGATACTCGAACTGGTGGCAGTACCGAGAGTGGGATGATCGACAGGTTGGATGATACTCAGGTTCTTGAGGCGGGGAACTTGATAATATCTTTTCAGGTCCTACGTAAAGTGACCAATAATTTTGCGCCAGAAAACGAGCTGGGACGTGGAGGTTTTGGAGCAGTTTACAAGGGTGAACTTGAAGATGGAACAAAATTAGCCGTTAAAAGAATGGAAGCTATGGCAGTTAGTAACAAAGCAGTGAATGAATTTCAAGTTGAAATTGCTGTGCTTTCTAATGTTCGCCACCGTCACTTGGTATCCCTTTTAGGGTACTCGTCTGAAGGAAACGAGAGGGTTCTGGTTTATGAATATATGTCTCAAGGGGCTCTTAGCAGACATCTTTTCCGGTGGAGGAGTCTAAATTTACAGCCTTTATCTTGGGCAAGAAGGCTCAGTATCGCTCTTGATGTAGCCAGAGGAGTCGAATATCTCCATTCTTTGGCGCACCAAAGCTTTATACACCGTGATTTGAAATCGGCAAACATTCTTCTTGATGACGATTTTCGGGCTAAAGTGTCCGATTTTGGATTGGTAAAGTTGGCTCCCGATAAAGAGAGATCTGTTGCTACTAGACTGGCTGGAACTTTTGGATATCTTGCACCTGAATACGCTG TGACGGGAAAAATAACCACAAAGGTCGATATCTTCAGCTTCGGAGTAGTACTAATGGAGCTCTTGACAGGGTTAGTGGCACTTGATGAAAATCGTTCAGAGGAAAACAGATACTTGGCTGAGTGGTTTTGCCAGATTAAATCTAACAAAGATATGCTCATTGCCTCGATCGACCCTTCTCTTGAtgcaaaagaagaaatttacgATAGCATTTACATCATAGCCGAATTGGCAGGACATTGCACAGGACGTGAGGCAAACCATCGCCCAGATATGGGACACATCGTGAATGTGCTAGCTCGGTTGGTCGAGAAATGGAAACCGTACGAAAATATGGATCATTGTTCTGGCATTGACATGACGTTGCCTCTTCCACAGATGTTGAAGGGTTGGCAGGAAGCGGATACCCAAGATTTTAGTGGCACTTGTAGCCAGGACAGCAAAGGAAGCATACCGGCTAAGCCATCAGGTTTTGCTGATTCATTTACCTCTGCTGATGCTCGGTGA
- the LOC140834214 gene encoding pentatricopeptide repeat-containing protein At1g05750, chloroplastic: protein MSLLPAFTASPIPIQLPSPPQPPPKLHHWALKSSYDNHELDATTASWTSSIAHYCKNGRLSKAASEFDRMRLTGAEPNHITFVTLLSGCANFPSQGLSLGPAVHGYCRKLGLDVNDVMVGTALIGMYSKFGKLGISRMVFDHLDIKNKVTWNTLINGYMRNGEFEEAIDLFDEMPDRDAVSWTVLIDGFVKKGKFEEALDCFQEMQMFCVAPDFVTIVSVLSAVSNLGALGLGLWLHRFVLIHDLRDNIRVNNSLIDMYCRCGFVELAHQVFHNMAKRNLVSWNSIIVGLAVNAHAKAALKYFKVMQIDGFKPDGVSFTGALTACSHGGLVSEGLELFDKMAQFHKITPTVEHYGCIVDLYSRAGRLKEALLVMRNMPMKPNKIMLGSLLAACRACEEVDLAESLMNYIYDLDPSGDSNYVMLSNIYAATGSWHGASKVRKKMKTFGIQKKPGFSSIEVNGKIYEFVAGDKSHADADNIYTMLEWLSYELTISEHILEVNMELHEFD, encoded by the coding sequence ATGAGCCTTCTTCCCGCCTTCACAGCCTCCCCAATCCCTATCCAGCTCCCTTCGCCGCCGCAGCCTCCTCCAAAACTCCACCACTGGGCCCTGAAAAGCTCCTACGACAACCATGAACTTGACGCCACTACGGCCTCGTGGACCTCATCTATCGCCCACTATTGTAAAAACGGTCGTCTATCCAAAGCAGCTTCAGAATTCGATCGCATGCGATTAACGGGTGCCGAGCCAAACCACATCACTTTCGTAACTCTGCTCTCTGGATGTGCCAATTTCCCATCCCAGGGATTATCCCTCGGCCCTGCCGTTCACGGGTATTGTCGAAAACTCGGGTTGGATGTTAACGACGTGATGGTGGGCACTGCCTTAATTGGCATGTATTCGAAGTTTGGTAAATTGGGAATCAGCAGAATGGTTTTTGACCACTTGGATATCAAGAATAAGGTGACTTGGAATACTCTAATTAATGGTTACATGAGAAATGGTGAATTTGAGGAGGCAATCGATTTGTTTGATGAAATGCCCGACAGAGATGCTGTGTCTTGGACTGTACTGATTGATGGGTTTGTGAAGAAGGGAAAGTTCGAAGAAGCTTTGGATTGTTTTCAAGAGATGCAGATGTTTTGCGTGGCGCCTGATTTTGTAACAATTGTCTCAGTGCTCTCTGCAGTTTCTAACTTGGGAGCACTTGGTTTAGGGTTATGGTTACATCGGTTTGTGCTGATCCATGATTTAAGAGACAATATTCGGGTGAATAATTCTTTAATAGACATGTATTGTAGGTGTGGATTTGTTGAGTTGGCTCACCAGGTGTTCCACAACATGGCTAAACGAAACTTGGTCTCATGGAACTCAATAATTGTTGGCTTGGCTGTTAATGCGCATGCAAAGGCAGCTTTGAAGTATTTCAAAGTTATGCAAATTGATGGGTTTAAACCCGATGGCGTGAGCTTTACGGGAGCTCTTACAGCTTGTAGCCATGGTGGTTTAGTAAGTGAGGGGCTTGAATTATTTGATAAAATGGCACAATTCCATAAAATCACTCCAACTGTAGAACATTATGGATGCATAGTTGACCTCTATAGTCGTGCTGGGAGATTGAAAGAGGCTTTATTGGTGATGCGGAACATGCCAATGAAGCCAAATAAGATAATGCTCGGTTCTCTATTGGCCGCATGTAGAGCTTGTGAGGAAGTGGACTTGGCAGAAAGCTTGATGAATTATATTTATGATTTGGATCCAAGTGGTGATTCAAATTACGTGATGCTTTCGAATATCTATGCAGCGACCGGAAGTTGGCATGGTGCCAGTAAAGTGAGGAAGAAAATGAAGACCTTCGGGATTCAAAAGAAACCCGGATTCAGCTCAATTGAAGTTAATGGTAAAATTTATGAATTTGTGGCAGGTGACAAATCTCATGCAGATGCAGATAATATCTATACAATGCTGGAATGGTTGTCGTATGAGCTAACGATATCTGAGCATATTTTAGAAGTCAACATGGAATTACATGAATTTGATTAA